The following DNA comes from Cetobacterium somerae ATCC BAA-474.
ATATAATTAGAATACAAAATTATATGGCAAACTATGAGAAATCATAGGACGCAAAGCTATAGGGCCTGTAAAATGGTAGCCAGTTGCACTTATCTTTTAAATTGAGGGATAAGTGTTTTTTTTTTGAAAGAATAAGTTAAAAAAAGGAAAAAGAGATAATGTCTATAATAGTATATAGATAAAATCTATTAGGGGTGTTGTATTATGTGTAAAACAGAAATAAAAAAAGAGTTAGGGAAGTATCATATTAATTACACACATGAGAGGATTTTAAGAAGAATAAATGAGAACCCAGGAATAACTATGTGTGAATTAACTAAGGGATTGGATTTGTCAAAGGGATCAGTTTCGCTTTGTATAAAAAGATTGGAAGAAGAAAACTTGATTCAAAAATATGGAACATTTGATGATAAGAGAGTTTTTAGACTTCATCCAAC
Coding sequences within:
- a CDS encoding winged helix-turn-helix transcriptional regulator, with the translated sequence MCKTEIKKELGKYHINYTHERILRRINENPGITMCELTKGLDLSKGSVSLCIKRLEEENLIQKYGTFDDKRVFRLHPTKIGKDLCSKIKLIQILKI